One window of Magallana gigas chromosome 2, xbMagGiga1.1, whole genome shotgun sequence genomic DNA carries:
- the LOC105319217 gene encoding nose resistant to fluoxetine protein 6 encodes MYQMEGTRSFKFVLKSIVFLTIFGFASGNNLRYQEYIINPLGNLQKKLEAQRAIQPFLNSKPFLEWTNQLSKQSLLKRANQVDLRKFNDTAPVTDSNPINTFLQNILGQLNNNTTRNNTSSSGIGDAFQNLVNGFLGSLSAGGDQAKASNGSQNGSPAGSFGNFLQNITKNTNGIGNLITSMLGASGGKGGATSGMNLGNILQLLSGGNVDPSTIGNILMSFLNGAVQGTNASTACQGDFIKVIKGLQNMEAWALKFLDASAKIPTDLLNLNLNWYGSYDECYSDSTFLESFGILHNTQTPVKGQYCNTNLNLPLPPEVKGILTVALQNSGFIKAGICFPKSCSTDDLLQIVNAFLYNIPLGDNKVTAWPITCPVPAEEDTLETDTIVVVIILAIFLVIILEGTLYDVIITIKSKRNKENGKPVENGEVAENGKPIENGNTFPENSYKLRAENGNVQHIEPEKKHVQRPGIFGRLVLCFSAYTNGKKILGTSQPKGSLTAVNGIRFLSMSWVILGHTLAFVLGSTSNMLQYYNKFVNRAASEAIVNALFSVDTFFVLSGLLTSYLLLKQMKKTKGRINWGLYYFHRYWRLTPVYMIVIGMYVTIYPHLIFGPNKGKPDEICRESWWKNLLYIDNFFGYKDLCLGWSWYLNNDMQFYILSPLLIVPFFFNQIVGIIVSVCFLLAATITPGVLSYVKNLPVHTIGGGPKDADRAAYFEDYYIVPYCRMGPYICGVITGYILYKTKCKCRMNIFVNLLGWAVATAMACGCLYGLHNTLRPDNPVYLSKEVTALYNGVSRTAWGAAVCWVIFACSTGNGGFINTLLSWKAFVPLSRLTYCAYLVHPLVMYVYYFNWNFPLYMTDLDFVYIFLGNLMVSYGIAFIVSIAFESPFMGLEKIMFGGLGKKKK; translated from the exons ATGTACCAAATGGAGGGAACACGGTCTTTTAAATTTGTTCTGAAATCGATAGTTTTCTTAACAATTTTCGGGTTTGCTTCTGGAAATAACTTGCGTTACCAGGAGTATATTATCAATCCTCTCGGAAATTTACAGAAGAAACTAGAGGCTCAAAGGGCTATTCAGCCTTTCCTCAATTCAAAGCCGTTTCTGGAATGGACGAATCAGCTGAGTAAACAATCGCTTCTCAAACGAGCTAATCAGGTGGATCTACGAAAATTCAACGATACAGCTCCTGTGACAGATTCCAACCCAATAAACACCTTTCTACAGAACATTTTAGGACAACTTAACAATAATACAACCAGGAACAATACTTCATCGAGTGGTATTGGAGATGCCTTCCAAAATCTGGTCAACGGTTTTCTTGGTTCTTTGTCGGCCGGTGGTGACCAGGCGAAAGCAAGCAACGGATCCCAAAATGGCTCTCCAGCAGGTTCATTTGGAAATTTCTTGCAAAATATCACCAAAAACACGAATGGTATTGGCAACTTGATCACTTCAATGTTAGGTGCAAGTGGTGGAAAAGGAGGTGCAACTTCTGGGATGAACTTGGGGAACATTCTACAGTTACTGAGCGGCGGTAATGTCGATCCGAGTACCATTGGTAACATACTGATGTCTTTCCTAAACGGAGCAGTGCAGGGAACGAACGCATCCACAGCCTGTCAGGGGGACTTCATTAAAGTGATAAAAGGTCTACAAAACATGGAGGCTTGGGCTCTGAaat TCCTAGATGCATCCGCTAAGATCCCCACTGATCTTCTGAACTTGAATTTGAACTGGTATGGTTCCTACGACGAGTGTTACAGCGACAGCACATTCCTTGAGTCGTTTGGGATTCTCCATAACACCCAGACCCCCGTTAAAGGACAGTATTGTAACACAAACCTGAATCTACCGCTTCCACCGGAAGTTAAAGGG ATTTTGACGGTGGCATTACAAAACTCTGGTTTCATCAAGGCCGGCATCTGCTTTCCTAAGTCATGTAGCACTGACGATCTGCTTCAAATTGTAAACGCTT TTCTCTATAATATACCGTTGGGGGACAACAAGGTGACGGCATGGCCCATCACGTGTCCGGTGCCTGCCGAGGAGGACACACTGGAAACCGACACCATAGTAGTCGT GATAATCTTAGCTATTTTTCTTGTAATCATCTTGGAGGGAACATTGTATGACGTCATCATCACGATCaaatcaaaaagaaataaagaaaatggaaaGCCGGTAGAAAATGGAGAAGTGGCAGAAAATGGAAAACCGATAGAGAATGGAAACACTTTTCCAGAAAACAGCTATAAATTGAGAGCTGAGAACGGCAACGTCCAGCATATCGAACCCGagaaaaaacatgtacaaagaCCGG GTATCTTTGGTCGACTGGTTCTGTGTTTCAGTGCCTATACCAACGGTAAGAAGATACTGGGTACTTCTCAGCCCAAGGGCAGTCTGACGGCCGTCAACGGGATCCGATTCCTCAGCATGAGCTGGGTCATTTTGGGGCACACCCTCGCTTTCGTCTTGGGATCTACGT CCAACATGCTCCAATATTACAACAAGTTTGTCAACCGTGCAGCCTCTGAAGCTATCGTCAATGCTCTTTTTTCAGTGGATACTTTCTTCGTTCTGAG tGGTCTGCTGACGTCGTATCTGCTGttgaaacaaatgaaaaaaacaaaggGAAGGATCAACTGGggtttatattatttccatCGCTACTGGAG ACTGACCCCAGTGTACATGATTGTCATAGGAATGTACGTTACTATTTACCCCCACTTGATCTTTGGACCCAACAAAGGAAAACCCGACGAGATCTGCAGGGAATCATGGTGGAAAAATCTTCTctacattgacaatttttttggATATAAAGACCtg TGCCTTGGCTGGTCATGGTACCTAAACAATGACATGCAGTTCTACATCTTAAGCCCACTTCTTATTGTACCATTTTTCTT CAACCAGATCGTTGGAATTATAGTCAGCGTATGTTTCTTGTTGGCTGCGACCATTACTCCAGGAGTGCTTAGTTACGTCAAGAATCTCCCAGTCCACACCATTGGTGGAGGTCCAAAGGACGCTGA CCGAGCTGCTTATTTTGAGGATTATTACATTGTTCCTTATTGTCGAATGGGACCGTACATCTGTGGAGTGATCACCGGCTACATACTGTACAAGACGAAATGCAAATGCCGTATGAATATT TTTGTGAACCTGTTGGGATGGGCTGTTGCCACAGCCATGGCGTGTGGCTGTCTGTATGGTTTACACAATACTTTAAGGCCAGACAACCCTGTCTACCTCTCGAAAGAAGTCACGGCACTATATAATGGAGTCAGTCGCACTGCATGGGGAGCAGCCGTATGCTGGGTCATCTTTGCTTGCTCCACTGGCAATGGCG GGTTCATTAACACTTTGTTGTCGTGGAAGGCGTTTGTACCTCTGTCCAGACTGACATACTGTGCCTATTTGGTACATCCTCTGGTTATGTATGTCTATTATTTCAACTGGAACTTCCCTCTGTACATGACCGATCTGGACTTT